Genomic DNA from Gemmatimonadales bacterium:
CTGGGCGGTGATCCATCCCACGGAGGCGTGGCAGACCGCGGGGCTCCGCCTGTCGAGTCCGGCCGCATTCCGGGTGGATCCGGATTATTACGTCGTTCCGCGCGACGTGGGAGCGCAGCCTTCGCCAGGCCGGGCGCCCTAGCCCCGGGAACGTTCCCGCGCCCTCGTGCGTACTCTGGTATCCGACCCGTGCCGCAGGGCCGGGGTCGCCGGAGTCGTCCCAACCTTCGGGAGTCACCATGCGCAGATCCGCCGTGGCGCTCGCCACGCTCGTCGCCCTGATTCCGCTGCCCGGGACCGTCCTGGCGCAGGCGCGCCCGACGTATCCGGAGCGCGCGATCCGCCGCGACATCCCGCTGACCGACATGATCCGCCGTGCCTTCGCGGCCGGGACGCGCGATTCGACCGGGCGTCCGGGACCGCACTATTGGCAGCTGTGGACCGACTACACGATCACGGCGCGGCTCGACCCGGCGACGGGCGTGGTCACGGGACACGAGCGGGTGGTGGTGCAGAACCCGAGCGACAGCGCGATGCGCGAGGTCGTCCTGCGGCTCGACCAGAACCTGTTCGGTCCCGGCGCGCCGCGCGCCGACGTCGTGCCCGGCATGCGGGAGACCGACGGGATGCGGGTGACCAGTCTCACCATCGACGGGCAGGCAGTGGACCCGAATCCCCAGCCGACGCTGCGCACCATCACGCGCGGCGGCAACTCGTTCCAGGTCACCGTCCCGCCGCCCTACGACCTGCGGCTCACGTCGGCGCGCATTCCGCTTGCCACGCCGGTTCCCGCGCACGGGAGCTTCACCCTCGAGGCCGACTGGCACTTCACGGTGCCGCAGATTCCGCCGAACACGCGCGGCGTCAGGATGGGCGCCTGGGGCGACTCCCTGTTCCAGGTGGCGCAGTGGTATCCCCGGGTGGCGGTGTTCGACGACCTGCGCGAGGGCGGCTGGGACACCGAGCCGTACCTCGGCTTCTCGGAGTTCTACAACAACTTCGGCCGGTTCGACGTGGCGCTCGACGTGCCCGCGGGCTGGCTGGTGGGGGCCACGGGCGTGCTGCAGAACCCCGGCGAGGTGCTGACGGCCGCGGCGCGCGAGCGGCTGTCGCACGTCCTCGAGTCCGATTCTACGCTCAGCATCGTCGGCCCGGACGACGTCGGCCCCGGCAAGTCCACGGCGGCGGGGGACCGCCTGGTGTGGCACTTCGCCGCCGACACCGCGGGCGACTTCGCCTGGGCCACGTCGAGCCGCTACGTCTGGGACGCGACGCGGGCGACGATCCCCGGCAAGGGCCCGGTGCCGGTCAACATGCTCTACGTGCCCTGGCGCGCCCGGCAGTTCGCGCAGGCGGCC
This window encodes:
- a CDS encoding M1 family metallopeptidase is translated as MRRSAVALATLVALIPLPGTVLAQARPTYPERAIRRDIPLTDMIRRAFAAGTRDSTGRPGPHYWQLWTDYTITARLDPATGVVTGHERVVVQNPSDSAMREVVLRLDQNLFGPGAPRADVVPGMRETDGMRVTSLTIDGQAVDPNPQPTLRTITRGGNSFQVTVPPPYDLRLTSARIPLATPVPAHGSFTLEADWHFTVPQIPPNTRGVRMGAWGDSLFQVAQWYPRVAVFDDLREGGWDTEPYLGFSEFYNNFGRFDVALDVPAGWLVGATGVLQNPGEVLTAAARERLSHVLESDSTLSIVGPDDVGPGKSTAAGDRLVWHFAADTAGDFAWATSSRYVWDATRATIPGKGPVPVNMLYVPWRARQFAQAATIARHALQFYSGLWIPYSFPVLTLADGPENGMEYPMIIFSAAGASDHEAGHEWWPMTLGTNETWYPFMDEGFNQYMNILSGADRAGQPAELDGVGEEYGRTSGDEREAPLMWDANYGGPMYVFQGYAKAPMMLSMLGGIVGDSAVQRAMREYAQSWRFKHPSPWDYAFSMDRSLGQDLGWFWYSWLFTTESVDGSIADARIRGGRATVTVREDGQMPSPVVLAVHFAPKGPRLRAMKGARIVDDSTAIVTWPVDVWFGGSRTFEAKLDFGARRIERIVFDPHCRFPDHDAADNVWPRQAAPAQPAGGQGFGRFGPPECRG